The Kiloniellales bacterium nucleotide sequence CCGGGGCGGGGCGAGGTGTTAGCCTCTGCCCGGGAGCGCTTTAGGAGGCCCGTTATGCGATCAGACGACGCGGCGGTCGGCGCCTTCGCCGATCCGATCGACTATCTGAAGCCCGAGGTGCCCGGCCGGCTGCCACGGGTCCGGGTTCCCCTGGTTCGGGCGACGCCGGAGGCGCTGCGCGGTTGCGGCGAGCTGGTCGCGGACCGCCGGGGCTTCGAGGTCGAGATCGTGCCCTGGCCGCTGGCCGGCTGGCGCAAGCTCGATCCCGGCACCGGCATCGAGGGCGGGACGACCTCGGGCCATTTCGAGTTCGCCTGGCGGGGCGACCTGCTCTACGGCCGCAACGAGGCGGTCGACGGCCACTACCTCTTCGGCTGGAGCTGCGACCCGGAAGCGGCCTCGGCCGAG carries:
- a CDS encoding ureidoglycolate lyase, whose amino-acid sequence is MRSDDAAVGAFADPIDYLKPEVPGRLPRVRVPLVRATPEALRGCGELVADRRGFEVEIVPWPLAGWRKLDPGTGIEGGTTSGHFEFAWRGDLLYGRNEAVDGHYLFGWSCDPEAASAENPAPDRAQILLWHANYHPDGGQLFYPLDGCPFVTITAPPGDDVTPDSFTAFYFDGSRGFYIHPGVWHEAIIPLRDSGRFYDEQGRVHGRVSCNFAKEFGVFLEVPVRAP